In Candidatus Neomarinimicrobiota bacterium, the DNA window ATCTGGGATACTGGGTTCAGAAAAAAGCCAAGCAGCTCGGTGCATCTCAGTCCGCTCTAGGTATCAATCACAGCAGATCAGTCTCAGTTGATTATCGTGATGGTAAAGTAGAAACCCTCAAAGAATCAACCCAGCAATCACTGTGGATTGAACTTTTTGCTGGTGGTCGCTACTCCAGCCATACAACCAATGATCTCCGTAAAGAATCATTGGAAAAATTCCTTACAAATGCTGTGGACATTACCGGTTTTCTTACAAAAGATGAATTCCGTCGACTTGCTGATCCTGAATTATATAAAGGACAATCCAAAGCTGATCTGGATTTAAATGATTCTTCTCAGGCGGATATCACAGCCGAGGAACGTCAGGAGCGTGCTAAGGCGCTTGGAACCTATCTGGAAGGCAAAGATGAGCGCATCATTTCTGTGGCTTCTGGATTTTATGACAGCCATAGTGAATCCTATCAGTTGGCTTCAAATGGTTTTGAAGGTCATAAGGAATCAACTTCATTTACTCACGGCGTTTCTGTCTCTCTCCAGGGTACAGGTGATAAAAAGCCTGAGGGTTGGCGCTATTATCGTGCCCGACATTTGAATGATCTGGTAGGGGCCGAGCAGACTGCCACAGAAGCCCTGGCCAGAACCCAGGATAGAGTTGGTGCCGAGAAAATTGCTTCTGAAACCATGCCACTCTTACTGGAGAACTCCAATGCTGCTGGTTTATTCTGGCGCTTGATGGGTCCTCTGAGAGCATCTTCCATTCAGCAGAAAAATTCATTCCTTGCAGATCGCAAGGGTGAAAAGGTTGGTTCTGACTTATTGACCATTACAGATGAACCCTCCATTGTTCGCGGACTGGGAAGTCGCTATTATGATGGTGATGGTCTGGCTGCCAAAACAATGCCCATCTTTACCAATGGTGTGTTGAATAACTATTATACCGATGTCTACTAT includes these proteins:
- a CDS encoding TldD/PmbA family protein, which produces MEKNVYLDLGYWVQKKAKQLGASQSALGINHSRSVSVDYRDGKVETLKESTQQSLWIELFAGGRYSSHTTNDLRKESLEKFLTNAVDITGFLTKDEFRRLADPELYKGQSKADLDLNDSSQADITAEERQERAKALGTYLEGKDERIISVASGFYDSHSESYQLASNGFEGHKESTSFTHGVSVSLQGTGDKKPEGWRYYRARHLNDLVGAEQTATEALARTQDRVGAEKIASETMPLLLENSNAAGLFWRLMGPLRASSIQQKNSFLADRKGEKVGSDLLTITDEPSIVRGLGSRYYDGDGLAAKTMPIFTNGVLNNYYTDVYYGNKLGWTPNAGGSSNLIVKPGMRSGAEIEASLDRAILVTDWLGGNANGTTGDFSLGVAGWLIENGKRVKSITEMNISGNYNDLLMNLIEVGNDPWIHSSFRTPTMVFDKVSFSGS